In Aestuariibaculum lutulentum, one DNA window encodes the following:
- a CDS encoding DUF4907 domain-containing protein gives MFKTITNKPILEFETQVYQVESGYGYSIQYHQKTLIKQDFIPVIQKNQSFCNYEDAQKVATLVVEKLVKKQNPRISLQELKNLNIQINCIN, from the coding sequence ATGTTTAAAACTATAACCAATAAACCAATTCTTGAATTTGAAACGCAAGTGTATCAGGTAGAAAGTGGATATGGCTATAGTATTCAATATCATCAAAAAACCTTAATAAAACAGGACTTTATACCGGTTATTCAAAAGAATCAATCATTTTGCAATTATGAAGACGCTCAAAAAGTTGCTACATTGGTGGTAGAGAAATTAGTAAAAAAGCAAAACCCAAGAATATCACTTCAAGAGTTAAAAAATCTTAATATTCAAATAAATTGCATAAACTAG
- a CDS encoding Kelch repeat-containing protein yields MKNNTTVLLAMLILSFSFTGCSGDDDSEDRGNWQERSVFDGTPRSNAISFTIDDLGYMGTGYDGDDYLNDFWQYNIEGNYWVQKADFPGAGRSSASGFAIDDKGYVGVGYDGNDELGDFWEYNPTTNAWTEKADFGGGVRRAAVEFGVNGKGYIGTGNDGDNDKKDFWKYDPTTDTWSELVGFGGEKRIDATSFIIDNKVYLGTGISNGQYKVDFWQFDPETEVWTRMNDLDEEDDYVIVRSNAVGFSLDGLGYIATGYYGGALGTIWEYDPIADDWENITSIEATVRQDAVAFSNGSRGFVLMGRTGSLYLDDVYEVYPQMDYDDED; encoded by the coding sequence ATGAAAAACAATACAACAGTTCTATTAGCCATGTTAATCTTGTCGTTTTCTTTTACAGGATGTTCTGGAGATGATGATAGTGAAGACCGCGGAAACTGGCAGGAGCGTTCGGTGTTCGATGGTACTCCACGAAGTAATGCCATAAGCTTTACCATTGACGATTTAGGCTATATGGGAACTGGATATGATGGTGACGATTATTTAAACGATTTCTGGCAGTATAATATAGAAGGAAACTATTGGGTACAAAAAGCCGATTTTCCAGGAGCAGGAAGAAGCTCGGCATCTGGATTTGCTATAGATGATAAAGGATATGTAGGTGTTGGTTATGATGGTAATGACGAATTGGGCGATTTTTGGGAATACAACCCGACCACGAATGCCTGGACAGAGAAAGCTGATTTTGGTGGAGGTGTAAGACGCGCAGCCGTAGAGTTTGGAGTAAATGGAAAAGGTTATATAGGAACCGGAAACGATGGAGATAATGATAAAAAGGATTTCTGGAAATATGACCCAACAACCGATACCTGGTCTGAACTCGTAGGTTTTGGAGGAGAAAAACGTATCGATGCAACATCGTTTATTATAGATAATAAGGTGTATTTAGGAACCGGAATAAGCAACGGACAGTATAAAGTAGATTTCTGGCAATTTGATCCGGAAACTGAAGTCTGGACAAGAATGAATGACCTTGATGAAGAAGACGATTATGTTATTGTTCGTTCCAATGCAGTAGGGTTTAGTTTAGATGGCCTGGGGTATATTGCAACAGGGTACTATGGAGGAGCGCTTGGTACCATATGGGAATACGACCCTATTGCCGATGATTGGGAAAATATAACATCTATAGAAGCTACAGTGCGTCAGGATGCGGTAGCATTTTCAAATGGAAGTAGAGGTTTTGTGTTGATGGGGCGTACCGGAAGCTTGTATTTAGACGACGTTTACGAAGTCTATCCGCAAATGGATTACGACGATGAAGATTAA
- a CDS encoding DUF4270 family protein gives MTIKQTFTLPILTIILLCFCVAACSKDEENFPVGEDWINLDTNVYFIDTLTLNTSTFKFDSIIVSGTERLLVGAYNDPVFGTVKSKSYIQLDNTEYSLDSDAVYDSIAVILKYDDYFYNDTIPQQTFNIYKVTEDIEYQEDAESYYNTSTFKIDSTILGTKTFIAKPKKEDSLHIRISDNFGKELFDQILNNTINNSDDFQQAYKGILIDADINNSAMLGFLKSSVVRVYYTVDEELDADESAFDLTFNSTNSFHNVSSNKTGTAFENLTNQTTYLESSKTNENTFTQGGTGIATRIDIPNLETLYDIPGTGAIANANIKLSIKQNSNTKNLYTTDSLSVYIIDKKANLISTLTDSQGATVLGTIIDEDTEFNITTYNIPVKYFLNLKLTNNNSDNLFLAVYPKDFTQSVNRYVFYGNNSTDNLKSKLEITYASYDE, from the coding sequence ATGACAATCAAACAAACTTTTACACTTCCTATACTCACAATTATTTTATTGTGCTTTTGTGTTGCTGCCTGCAGTAAGGATGAAGAAAATTTCCCTGTAGGTGAAGACTGGATAAACCTTGATACTAATGTTTATTTTATCGACACACTTACTTTAAATACCAGTACATTTAAATTTGATTCTATTATTGTTTCTGGAACCGAAAGACTTTTGGTTGGCGCTTACAACGATCCTGTTTTTGGCACAGTAAAAAGCAAAAGCTACATACAATTAGATAATACCGAATACAGCCTGGACAGCGATGCTGTTTACGATTCTATTGCTGTTATTTTAAAATACGACGACTATTTCTATAACGATACCATTCCTCAACAAACCTTTAACATTTATAAAGTAACTGAAGACATCGAATATCAGGAAGATGCAGAAAGCTATTATAACACTTCAACTTTTAAAATTGATTCTACAATTTTAGGAACGAAAACGTTTATTGCAAAACCTAAAAAAGAAGATTCATTACATATTAGAATAAGTGACAATTTCGGAAAGGAATTATTCGATCAGATTTTAAATAATACAATCAATAATTCCGACGACTTTCAACAAGCTTACAAAGGGATACTTATAGATGCCGACATTAACAATTCTGCAATGTTAGGATTTTTAAAATCAAGCGTAGTTCGTGTATATTACACCGTTGACGAGGAGCTTGATGCCGATGAAAGCGCTTTCGATTTAACCTTTAATTCTACAAATAGTTTTCACAATGTATCCAGTAATAAAACGGGAACCGCTTTTGAAAATCTAACGAATCAAACAACCTATTTAGAAAGTTCAAAAACCAACGAAAATACCTTTACGCAGGGAGGAACAGGTATTGCCACCCGTATTGACATTCCAAATCTTGAAACCCTTTACGATATTCCAGGCACAGGGGCGATTGCCAATGCCAATATTAAATTGTCAATAAAACAGAATTCAAACACGAAAAACCTGTATACCACAGATTCTCTTTCGGTTTACATTATTGATAAAAAAGCAAATTTAATAAGCACCTTAACCGATAGCCAGGGGGCTACCGTTTTAGGAACCATTATCGATGAAGATACCGAATTCAACATCACGACCTATAACATTCCTGTTAAGTACTTTTTAAACCTAAAATTAACCAATAACAACAGTGACAACTTGTTTTTAGCTGTTTATCCAAAAGATTTCACTCAGTCTGTAAACCGATATGTTTTCTATGGTAATAACAGCACCGATAATTTAAAATCGAAACTCGAAATAACCTATGCAAGCTACGATGAATAA
- a CDS encoding dioxygenase family protein — MDRKKFLKNGLLGLGTIVALPTAMNSCTKDDSIDATNDNATDGSNSSGSGDCTLSPSETAGPFPIKTPADLVRENIVGDRDGVAMLINITVQDQSEDCAPLAGVYVDLWHCDADGNYSEYGGTGMQSTNYTNVHFLRGRQTTDSNGQVSFISIFPGWYNGRAPHIHIEVLKTNGSSIRVTQIAFPKSICDTVYSTSAYKGTANMLNENDNVFSDSLEDNMADSVTGDTTNGYTLTKTIVV, encoded by the coding sequence ATGGACAGAAAAAAATTTCTTAAAAACGGATTGTTAGGCTTGGGCACAATTGTAGCCTTACCTACAGCAATGAACTCATGCACAAAAGACGATAGTATTGATGCTACGAATGATAACGCTACAGACGGAAGCAACTCTTCAGGATCTGGAGATTGTACCTTATCCCCAAGTGAAACTGCAGGACCTTTCCCTATTAAGACTCCTGCCGATTTGGTAAGAGAAAATATTGTAGGCGATCGCGATGGAGTTGCCATGCTTATTAATATAACCGTTCAGGATCAAAGTGAAGATTGTGCTCCTTTAGCAGGTGTTTATGTTGATCTTTGGCATTGTGATGCCGACGGCAACTACTCAGAATATGGTGGAACCGGTATGCAATCGACAAACTATACCAATGTGCACTTTTTAAGAGGTCGTCAAACCACCGACAGCAACGGACAAGTATCATTTATTAGTATTTTTCCGGGCTGGTACAATGGTAGAGCGCCGCATATTCATATTGAAGTTTTAAAAACTAACGGAAGTTCTATTCGTGTGACCCAAATTGCCTTCCCTAAATCGATTTGCGACACGGTTTACAGTACGAGTGCGTATAAAGGAACAGCCAATATGCTTAATGAAAACGATAATGTGTTTTCAGATAGTTTAGAGGATAACATGGCAGATTCCGTAACAGGAGATACAACCAATGGTTATACCTTAACTAAAACAATTGTGGTATAA
- the trmD gene encoding tRNA (guanosine(37)-N1)-methyltransferase TrmD, translated as MRIDIITVLPELLRSPFEASILKRAIEANLVEVHFHNLRDFATDNYKSIDDYQFGGGAGMVMMIEPIDKCISALKEERDYDEIIYMTPDGETLKQGIANQLSLKENIIILCGHYKGVDQRVRDHFITREISIGDYVLSGGELGAAVLCDAVIRLIPGVLGNETSALTDSFQDNLLAPPIYTKPREYKGWKVPELLFSGNLPEIEKWREDQAYQRTKERRPDLLDE; from the coding sequence ATGCGCATAGATATTATAACTGTTTTACCTGAATTATTAAGAAGTCCGTTTGAAGCCTCAATTCTAAAACGTGCTATCGAAGCTAATTTGGTTGAAGTTCACTTTCATAATTTACGTGATTTTGCGACCGATAATTATAAAAGTATAGACGATTACCAGTTTGGTGGTGGTGCAGGTATGGTAATGATGATTGAACCTATCGACAAATGTATTTCGGCATTAAAAGAAGAACGCGATTACGACGAAATTATTTATATGACGCCCGATGGTGAAACCTTAAAACAAGGTATTGCCAATCAGTTGTCATTGAAAGAAAACATTATTATTCTTTGCGGACATTACAAAGGTGTAGACCAACGAGTACGAGATCATTTTATAACACGTGAAATCTCTATTGGTGATTATGTGTTGTCTGGCGGAGAGTTAGGTGCTGCTGTTTTATGCGATGCTGTTATTCGTTTAATACCTGGTGTTTTAGGAAATGAAACCTCTGCCCTAACCGATTCTTTTCAGGATAATCTGTTAGCACCACCTATTTATACCAAGCCTCGAGAATACAAAGGTTGGAAAGTTCCCGAACTTTTATTTAGTGGTAATCTTCCTGAAATTGAAAAATGGCGTGAAGACCAGGCTTACCAAAGAACCAAAGAACGACGTCCCGATTTACTGGATGAATAA
- the rplS gene encoding 50S ribosomal protein L19: protein MESLVKFVQDEFVAKKDFPEFGAGDTITVYYEIKEGNKTRTQFFRGVVIQRRGSGASETFTIRKMSGTVGVERIFPINLPALQKIEVNKRGKVRRARIFYFRGLTGKKARIKERRH, encoded by the coding sequence ATGGAATCTTTAGTAAAATTTGTACAAGACGAATTTGTAGCAAAAAAAGACTTTCCAGAGTTTGGAGCTGGAGACACAATTACTGTGTATTACGAAATTAAAGAGGGTAACAAAACACGTACTCAGTTCTTTAGAGGTGTTGTTATTCAAAGAAGAGGTTCAGGTGCATCTGAAACTTTTACAATTAGAAAAATGTCTGGAACTGTAGGTGTAGAGCGTATCTTCCCTATTAACTTACCAGCATTACAAAAAATTGAAGTTAATAAACGTGGTAAAGTTCGTAGAGCTAGAATTTTCTACTTTAGAGGACTTACTGGTAAAAAAGCTAGAATTAAAGAGCGTAGACACTAA
- a CDS encoding NADP-dependent isocitrate dehydrogenase, whose protein sequence is MSNIIYTKTDEAPALATRSFLPIVKAFVKSSGINIETKDISLAARILAVFPDFLNEDQRVSDDLALLGELAKKPEANIIKLPNISASIPQLKAAIKELQAQGFAIPNYPDEPANDAEKDIKSRYDKIKGSAVNPVLREGNSDRRAPKAVKNYAKNNPHSMGAWTKDSKTHVATMESGDFAHNEKSLTLPEATTIKIVHTDDNGTETVLKDSFAIQKGEIIDATVMNKKALISFFENQVADAKANNVLFSLHMKATMMKVSDPIIFGYAVKIFFKDVFAKHGETLEQIGVDVNSGFGNLVEKIQELPEVKRNEIQADIDAVFANGPALAMVNSDKGITNLHVPSDVIIDASMPAMIRTSGQMWNAEGKLQDTKAVIPDSSYAGVYAATIDFCKENGAFDPTTMGTVPNVGLMAQKAEEYGSHDKTFEIASNGKVSVIDANGNTLLEHNVEEGDIWRMCQTKDAPIQDWVKLAVTRAKASETPAVFWLDENRAHDAELIKKVNTYLKDYDTTGLDLRILSPIEATKFTCQRLKDGLDTISVSGNVLRDYLTDLFPILEVGTSAKMLSIVPLMNGGGLFETGAGGSAPKHVQQLLEENHLRWDSLGEFLALAVSLEHFSEVNNNAKAKVLSETLDDATSSLLENKKGPSRSAGELDNRGSHFYLAMYWAQELAKQTKDADLKAEFEPIAKQLAENEVEIIKELTDIQGKPVSIGGYYEPSEELVNQVMRPSATLNSILA, encoded by the coding sequence ATGTCTAATATAATTTATACAAAAACTGATGAAGCTCCAGCTTTAGCTACGCGTTCATTCTTACCTATTGTTAAAGCTTTCGTTAAATCTTCAGGAATTAATATCGAAACTAAAGATATTTCTTTAGCCGCTAGAATCTTAGCTGTTTTCCCTGACTTTTTAAACGAAGATCAAAGAGTTTCAGATGATTTAGCACTACTAGGTGAATTAGCAAAGAAGCCAGAAGCAAACATTATTAAATTACCTAATATCAGTGCTTCTATTCCGCAGTTAAAAGCCGCTATAAAAGAATTACAAGCTCAGGGGTTTGCTATTCCTAACTACCCTGATGAGCCAGCAAACGATGCTGAAAAAGATATAAAGTCACGTTACGACAAAATTAAAGGTAGTGCTGTAAACCCAGTATTACGTGAAGGTAACTCAGACAGACGTGCTCCTAAGGCCGTTAAAAACTACGCAAAAAACAATCCACACTCTATGGGTGCCTGGACAAAAGATTCTAAAACGCATGTAGCAACTATGGAATCTGGTGATTTCGCTCACAATGAAAAATCATTAACCTTACCGGAAGCAACAACTATTAAAATTGTTCATACAGACGATAATGGTACTGAAACAGTATTAAAAGATAGCTTCGCTATTCAAAAAGGTGAAATTATTGATGCTACAGTAATGAATAAAAAAGCTTTAATCAGCTTTTTTGAAAACCAAGTAGCCGATGCTAAAGCTAACAATGTATTGTTTTCATTACATATGAAAGCAACCATGATGAAAGTTAGTGACCCTATTATTTTTGGTTACGCTGTAAAAATCTTCTTTAAAGATGTATTCGCTAAGCATGGAGAAACTTTAGAGCAAATTGGTGTTGACGTAAACAGTGGTTTTGGAAACTTAGTTGAAAAAATACAAGAGTTACCAGAAGTAAAACGTAACGAAATTCAGGCTGATATCGACGCTGTTTTTGCTAACGGACCAGCTTTAGCTATGGTAAACAGTGATAAAGGCATTACTAACTTACACGTACCAAGTGATGTTATTATCGATGCGTCTATGCCTGCCATGATTCGTACATCTGGGCAAATGTGGAATGCTGAAGGTAAATTACAAGATACTAAAGCAGTAATTCCAGATAGTAGCTATGCAGGTGTTTATGCTGCAACTATCGATTTCTGTAAAGAAAACGGTGCTTTCGATCCAACCACTATGGGAACTGTTCCTAACGTTGGTTTAATGGCTCAAAAAGCTGAAGAATACGGATCACACGATAAAACATTCGAAATCGCATCTAACGGAAAAGTATCTGTTATTGATGCGAACGGAAATACTTTATTAGAGCACAACGTTGAAGAAGGCGATATCTGGAGAATGTGTCAAACTAAAGATGCACCTATTCAGGACTGGGTAAAATTAGCTGTTACCAGAGCTAAAGCCTCAGAAACTCCTGCAGTATTCTGGTTAGACGAAAACAGAGCTCACGATGCCGAGTTAATCAAAAAAGTAAATACCTACTTAAAAGATTACGATACAACCGGATTAGATTTAAGAATCTTATCGCCAATTGAAGCTACAAAATTCACTTGCCAAAGACTTAAAGACGGTTTAGATACCATTTCTGTTTCAGGGAACGTATTACGTGATTACTTAACCGATTTATTCCCGATTTTAGAAGTTGGTACCAGTGCAAAAATGTTATCTATTGTTCCTTTAATGAATGGTGGTGGCTTATTTGAAACAGGTGCTGGTGGATCGGCTCCTAAACACGTACAACAGTTATTAGAAGAAAACCACTTACGTTGGGATTCTTTAGGAGAGTTCTTAGCACTTGCAGTTTCTTTAGAGCACTTTAGCGAAGTTAACAATAACGCAAAAGCTAAAGTTTTAAGTGAAACTTTAGATGACGCAACAAGTTCTTTATTAGAAAACAAAAAAGGACCATCAAGAAGTGCTGGTGAATTAGACAACAGAGGTAGTCACTTCTACTTAGCTATGTATTGGGCTCAAGAATTAGCAAAACAAACAAAAGATGCTGATTTAAAAGCTGAATTCGAGCCAATTGCTAAACAATTAGCCGAAAACGAAGTAGAAATTATTAAGGAGCTAACCGATATTCAAGGGAAACCTGTAAGTATTGGTGGTTATTACGAACCAAGCGAAGAATTAGTGAATCAAGTAATGCGACCAAGTGCTACACTTAATAGCATTTTAGCTTAA
- the murQ gene encoding N-acetylmuramic acid 6-phosphate etherase yields the protein MSFTKTTEQDSNYNHLEKMSVKELLSNINKEDKTVPNAVEDALPEIENLVTVIVEKLKQGGRLFYIGAGTSGRLGILDASECPPTFGVSHDLVIGLIAGGDTAIRKAVEFAEDSQTQGWEDLQAYTISDKDVVVGIAASGTTPYVISALEACNKNNIITGCITCNANSPLSQTAQFPIEVIVGPEFVTGSSRMKAGTAQKLVLNMITTSTMIQLGHIKGNKMVDMQLSNNKLVDRGTKMIMAELNISEDEAKTLLNTYKNVRTAIKNYNNGRN from the coding sequence ATGAGTTTTACTAAAACAACCGAACAGGATTCCAATTACAATCATTTAGAAAAAATGAGTGTAAAGGAACTGTTAAGCAACATTAATAAGGAAGATAAAACAGTACCTAATGCTGTTGAAGATGCCCTTCCTGAAATTGAAAACCTTGTAACAGTAATTGTCGAGAAACTGAAGCAGGGTGGCCGATTATTTTACATTGGAGCCGGAACCAGCGGACGACTAGGTATTTTAGATGCCTCGGAATGTCCACCTACTTTTGGAGTTTCTCACGATTTGGTTATTGGTCTTATCGCAGGAGGAGATACAGCTATTAGAAAAGCCGTTGAATTCGCTGAAGATTCTCAAACTCAAGGCTGGGAAGATCTGCAAGCTTATACTATTTCAGATAAAGATGTTGTGGTGGGCATAGCCGCATCAGGAACCACGCCTTATGTGATTTCAGCACTTGAAGCCTGTAACAAAAATAATATTATTACAGGTTGTATTACCTGCAATGCCAATAGCCCGTTATCGCAAACTGCTCAATTCCCTATTGAAGTGATTGTAGGCCCTGAGTTCGTTACCGGAAGTTCTAGAATGAAAGCAGGTACAGCTCAAAAGCTTGTTCTAAACATGATTACAACCTCTACCATGATTCAATTAGGACATATTAAAGGTAATAAGATGGTCGATATGCAATTAAGCAACAATAAGCTGGTTGACCGGGGTACCAAAATGATTATGGCCGAACTCAATATTTCTGAAGACGAAGCTAAAACTTTATTAAACACATATAAAAACGTACGCACAGCTATAAAAAACTACAACAATGGAAGAAACTAA
- a CDS encoding DUF6095 family protein, producing the protein MEETNRTDKKVLFRGIKLLVFALLSLFMGPVLLTFALSDKENSLYLPLLIIASLICAMAVFLVFKGIKIIMSSMFKK; encoded by the coding sequence ATGGAAGAAACTAACAGAACAGATAAAAAAGTATTATTCAGAGGCATTAAATTATTAGTATTTGCTTTATTAAGCCTTTTTATGGGGCCTGTTTTATTAACATTTGCCCTATCAGACAAGGAAAACTCACTTTATCTTCCTTTGTTAATTATTGCCAGTCTTATTTGTGCTATGGCTGTCTTTTTAGTATTTAAAGGCATTAAAATTATTATGTCCAGTATGTTTAAAAAATAA
- a CDS encoding DinB family protein, translated as MNGLIESTLKTLEKTEIILDSLTNEQLRDTSIPPYFSSIGTHIRHILDFYDCIFNLNADNKIDLTARSRNKKVEQDCLEAKAYLKLLINNLNTFNNHISKTVLVTDDLGQGKIEIPYTIGALLSQANSHTIHHYAIINYILSGLEISITDLDFGYNPTTPKPVFFYK; from the coding sequence ATGAATGGCTTAATAGAATCTACTTTAAAAACTCTTGAAAAAACAGAAATTATTCTGGATAGTTTAACTAATGAACAATTAAGAGACACATCAATACCCCCTTATTTTTCATCTATAGGAACCCATATCAGGCACATATTGGATTTTTATGACTGTATTTTTAATTTGAATGCAGATAATAAAATTGATTTAACCGCCCGAAGTAGAAATAAAAAAGTAGAGCAGGACTGTTTAGAAGCTAAAGCGTACCTGAAATTATTGATAAACAATTTAAATACATTTAACAACCATATAAGTAAAACTGTTTTGGTAACAGATGATTTAGGGCAGGGAAAGATAGAAATCCCCTATACCATAGGGGCGTTATTATCGCAGGCCAACAGTCACACCATTCACCATTATGCTATTATAAACTATATTTTAAGCGGATTAGAAATATCTATTACCGATTTAGATTTCGGGTATAACCCAACAACACCTAAACCAGTATTTTTCTATAAATGA